The following DNA comes from Musa acuminata AAA Group cultivar baxijiao chromosome BXJ1-4, Cavendish_Baxijiao_AAA, whole genome shotgun sequence.
ACATTTGCCCTAGTCTTCTGATGGGACCATTGATGTTGAGGTGGTGCTTTGACAAATACTTCATGCGATGATCCTATAAAAAGAGAAAATGAGATAACCCTTTCACATAACATATAAAATATATTCATGAAATTTTGTTGATTTCAAAGTAGTATGCGTTCATGAAATACCTTCTGTGATCACAAGTGCATGGAAAAGCACCCAATAAAATTTACCACGTGACATAAATTCTGATCCAAGTGGTGAGTCCTCAATCGagataaagaaaaagagagagtgtTTCTTCATGTTCAACAAAATTTCTCTCCACTTGCCTTTGAAAGACGGTAGAAAAGTGAGAGAACCCCGAGAAACTTTGGATTCTGTATCTCCCTGCAGAATCTGATTCCAGTTTCTAACCTCTCCCATGGGGCAGGCTAAACTAGAATCCTTCTATGAAGAAGAAACTGCAAGATCACATATTTCTCAATGCACAGAAAGTTTGTGGAGCACTGGGATCAGTGAGACAAATGACATAAACGCCAATAACCACAAAAACTAGCTTTTTGTTACCTACCGTCTTCATGTCACATCTAATATCATCTCCTGAGTTGTTCCACAATGACTCCTGATGAATAATAATCATTAACAAAGTGGATAAAGTTGCCAACCAAACCAAGTTTCATGTTGCATatcaacattgctaccaaggagagGAGAGAACTCAATTGAGATCGACAGCATCTGTTTTGTAACCAATGGAACACAAAGTCCGAGTATGGTAACTAATGGACAAGCTCAGCTCTCTACTTTTATATGGTTGCTAGTGGACAAGAAACAAAGCACACTTTTGAATGCTGGCTTCGAGACTAGAATAGTCTCGAGCATGACAACAGGCACCATGGCAAACTAATTCACTGTATCAGACAAACCATGTCTGTTCATAATTCTACAGAATGTCTGCATATGTTTCACACTGTTCAGACTGCATCGAGGCTTAGAGAAAGGGGAGAATAGTACTGGGTAACCAAGAGATCATTTGATGACAACAAAACTGAACATTGaacttttcttttgagatagaaCAGAAGGTCAAAGTTGCATCTTTAAGAAACATGTAATCTTGATCAGATATTCATGTATCAAAGCCACAGATACAGAGTTTGCAAAGAGCATGCCAAGGCATTAACTAAGTCCAAACATCTCAAATTAGTAATTTGCTTgttataataattatatgataaaaaaaaaaccctGTTTGTCACACATTTTAGCATTTCCTTTAGAACAAgtgaatttaatttattttttaaggcTTGTGAAACTTACACAAAATGTGTTTTTCATATGATAAATATTGGCTTAGCATCAATTGAGTAAAAGAAATCCAAACAAATCAAGAGGTTTCAAAGAAGTTAATTTTGGTGTCCATACATGCTTTCTTGCTATCAAGGAGCTAGTAGGGAGATGTCATTGTTGTTCATAAAAGTAAATTTGGgtatactacatcaaaattagatCAGTTGTGAATagtatcaagaaaaaaaaaagaaacaataaatCCACAAAAGTCAACCTTGAAAGCTACATTAGAAAGCTACATTAGATTGTTGTATGCAAATGCAATCAAGTGTCAGAAAATGTTAGGAGGTCAACTCTACTGAAATTTAGTTAGCAATCAAGTGTGATTCTAGCTTTGTGATTTACTTTTACATTTCTTCACATTCATTGAAGAATACTAATACGCTAAATTGCGTTATTTGTTCTTAATGTCTCGTATAGCTCTGTTTGTTGCATTAACAAACAGAGCTATACATAGCTCAGACAATGCTCTGCTGTTTAAGGCTGTTAATTTGTAGAAGAGAAGAAATAATGCACCAGTAGTTATTAGGTAAACTCAGACAAGGTATTTTCTTTTGTTGAGAATAatggagggggggggggtaatCCCTTGCAGAAGCCAACAAAAGGCTCATGAACAAGCAAGGAAACAAACTATTCCTTGGTTGTCCCCAGAACAAAGAACCAATTATAATCAGAATAGAATAGTGGAAGGACACTTTTCATGACTACATATGTTGAATCTAGGTGATGGTTGAATTTGATGCACAAGTTTATCTTCAAGTATAATCACATTGTATCTAGGAGAGGATATGAAACAATGCAATGCCACTAAGCCTAGCTCAGTTTCAAGGTACATTTTCAAAATACTGCCTCAGCATTTGTCTCCCTAACAGTTTCTGAAGTAGATGTTTTGCACTAGCTCCAATAAATGTCCAAAACCTTATAGTCAAAGTGATGGATGTCAAGATTACTGTCAAATATTGAAGTTTGGGAACAAAATCCAAAAGAGTTTACATTATAACCTCTGCTATGATATACTTTCTTTACTAGTCTCACATGATAAAATTCCTAGAACATCTAGATTCTAATGAAAAAAATGGTCACCATATAAATGTTAATCTAGAGAACGCCTACAATAACAAGCAAGAAATTAGCGTTCCATAAAGACGGATTTCATTGTAGATTTCATTCTGCCAATCTTACCCTAAAGAAAAGGTGGATGTTGGTTCATTAAATATTTCCCTTGTTGGTTTCCTGGAGGAAATAGAAGTTATAGCAATTGACTTTTTGAGCACTAATGCCAAAAGCCTTTTGTTCCCTGGTCACATCTCGTGGCAAAGTTTCTCGTGGACTTTTTCTTGATAAAAAAGTATTGGTCATTGATCACAGAATACTATTGGTTGACAGCTTCCAGCTGACATTTAATTGAGCTgagcagtgagagagagagagagagagagaagaagaagaaaaagcctTTATTGGTTGTCTTCACAGTGATGTGGCATATTGAATTTGCCAGGGAATTATTTGTCAGGTTGTGGTATAATACACAAAACTATATTTCTTGTCAGTAAGATTAGAATAGTCAAATGCTAAtaagagagaaaggaaaaggcaGAGTGAAACTGATGGTACATGTCACCACACATGTTCACTGTTCCAGAACAAGAATACTTGCTACCTACTTCCTCCTTGAATCAGCCACCAGTCTCACTGATCTTGAACTGGAATGAGAACCAAAACTACCAGAAAAGATGCCACAACACAAGCAGCAACTTGATCTAATGAAGAGGAAAGGGTGGAAAATGACTGATGAACTCCAACCTTACAAAGGCAGAGAGACCATTGCAGCTCTTGACCACCAACACCACCAGTGTTGATGGCCTTTGGGAAGTCTTATAAGAACAATGAACATGCACTTGTTGATCAGAAATCAAACCTGAAAACAATTTGTGTTGTCACTCTTTGATGCTGCCTCTCAAGGATGCTTCTGAAATTTTTTTACTTTGGCAGGAGGATGAGGTTCAGGAGGTGGTTTTCTGACTTTATTATGGTTTCCTTATCTTGATGGATCATTTACTTGTCATCAGATCAACCACATTTAGTTTATCAGCAGCATGCTTCAATGAGGGTCTCTTTCTTAGACTTTTCTtactaaatattttattagtagcaAGTCTATGAACGTGTAAATCTTTTCACAACAAGATATAAAGTGGTTTTCACCAACTGTTCATGGTCAACAACTCAACAATGTCTTCTAAATGCAAACATATCCAATTGGAACATCAAATAAATTAATTGTACCATAATTCATTCCAGtaaacatatatattattttggaATGACACCATGATGCATAATTCAACCATATCTCAGGAATCAACTGCAACGTTCTAGGAGACACAGAATCAGAGAGCATAACTGAAACATTTAATGGCATTAATCGCGAAGTTTAGCTCACCCAATAAGATGGTTGGTCTGATCAAGCCAAATCTTGAATGGATAAAAAAAAGCCTTCATTGATCTGCACAAATTTAAACTCCATTAAGATGGAACAGATATAATGGCTAGTTGTAACAATGGAACAGACACCAGAACATCCAACAAATGATTACTAGACACACCTCTTTTCTGGCAGTTCTTTTGGATATCCTGGTACTGTCCCTCGAATTGAGTCGAGTTTTCAAACAGATGCCTCGGCATGTCACGGTACAAACTTTATTCAATCATATTAATTGATGCATTACCCACAAAACCATTAcaaaattattgaaaatggtcTAAGCATCAAGGTGGCCAAGTGATCCCCCCAAGTTGATGACCATCAACTGTTGGATTAACAACAAAAATGGCAGCTCAAGTTGATGACAATCAACTGTTGGATTAACAACAAAAATGGCCAAGATGCCTCCTGCTTCAAGGGAGATTTCACGTACATCAGCTATCCTTGCATCAGTAGATCGGAAGCCACACCACTCAGCATCTCCAAATGAATGGATCTCCACTCCACCTTCTGCTAGCTGAACCACGCTGTCTATGGAAACCGAGACTAATCCAGAATCGTTTAAGCAAGCTTCGCCGACATCATCCTTCGATGAGTCAGCATGCTTTGTTAACGGAAGAGTGTCATCAGCACCAGAGCAGACTCAGATCTTTCTTCACAGGCCTGCTTTATGTTGCTTTGCAATCTGTTAAGAAAAGATGTGACATGTAAAAGTTAAAAGAAAACTATTAGTCACAAATGAACTGCATAACAGTTTTAAGTAAGGAGCAAATAGAATCTACAAGTGATCATAAAGTGAGGTTCCTGAAATTGCAGAATACCAGGTAAATCAATGCTTCTACAAGTACTACATGGACAACATGCTCTTGTACCATCAATTACCAACTGAAACTTAAAGTGATATTTCAGTAAAATAACATAAAAATCCAATTACTAAGTAAAATTATATACTGGAATTAAAATAGATGTAGATCTTCTGGCAATGATCTCACTAAAGGAACGCTAATGAAAGCCTCGGTAAACTCTTTTTCACTATTTACCAGTGACCTCCACTCTCCTATTTTGAAAGGCTTCCCACAACTCTTCCCTTTTCTGTTCTTAATGCATTTGTGATCATGTACCATCTTGAGCAAttcacattgtttatcaagaattggcCAGCCAATATGTTCGTTTTCTAACTGGTTCTATAGTACAGGCTTTCTGCCCCAATTACTCTAAATTCTAGCTTAACTACAAACTGGACTGTTTGTTCGAAAGTATATGTCCATAAGCTCAGATCCATTCAACAGAATTTCGAACTCTAAATGCACCCTGTATTTACCATCCTATTTTCCATGATGCATGCCACAAACTCTATCTTTTAGACAATTTCTTAGACTCTTGGCCTCCGACAATTTCATTGAATAGCCACTCCAATGCCAACTCTCCAACAATTAAGTTTGTTCCTATGAACATTAACCACAATGAAAACCATATGCTATGCAATTTTAACTATATGCATATCAACTCATAAAATCATCACATACACTATTTTAATTATATGTTTCCATATGATCATTTGAGATATGCTGTAACAATTTAAACAAAACAAAGTCAAAATGAGACCAGTAGCGATAAATCCGGTAAATAAAGGCACTTGCACTCCAATAAAATATTGCAGACACATAATCCCTGTGACATCATAAGATCAAGTCTCGCCAGTAAGGTACCTTCATAATTGTAAGATCATCAAGATGACCTTCATTTGGATTATTAGTCACCAAGCCCAAAGCAGCTCTCATGGAGATCATCATTGCTGCTTCAGTTTCTTCTGATGCTTCCATCACAGTTGAGTTAGCAGCTGCAACCAAAGTAGCAACTGTTCTTAATTATGTAGAATCATTCCAATTGAAGTTACTCAGACCCTCTCTGTAAGCCCGTAGCACCAACTGGGCTGCGCTGGTTGTTGGAATCTGTCAAGTGTCAACATAACTAAAAATCAGACATGATAAACAGATACAGAAACAGACTGCACAGAGAAAAGTTTGAAACTTGAAACAAAATATTGTCAATCCAGAACTCAGACAGGAACACCCGAACTCAGATAAGCATACCCAAGTTAGATGATTTTCAGCAGGACCCGAGGTTCGTTTAGTGGTTATATAAGAGTAACAGTATTAGAGGAACTATATAATTATAGTGGGTGACTAAATAAATTTTACAATCTGCATAATGGATGACTAAAAATTTTTACAGCAGAAATTAACATTTAGTAAAGTGAGAGTTTAGTAGATGCCTTTAAGGTTTAATCAGCCATAAGTACACTGGTTATCAAGTGTGAACTTCTAGATGCATATAATGAAAAATGTTAATTCACTAACCATGATAAATTGCTACAGATCCCACTCTAAATTGACCTGTTTGCTCCAGATTCCACACAACTTTAAGTAGAATGTTGCAAATTATATAATTTTGCACTTCGCAAGGAATGCAACTTCTCCACTAACTTGAACCTTCCTACGACATCGACTCAATCTGAGTACTGACTCAGTCTACGAACATGCCTTCCTTTCCTTGCTTCCAATGCAACAAGCGAATGCGTAACTAATGCCATTCATAATCAACATAGAGAAGAGAACTTTACCAGCAGTTGAACCAACTCTAGGAAAATAATTACAACAAATGCTTTCTCAACATCATTGCTTACCTATAATTCCAGAGTGGCGAAATACCTCCAAATAGGGGGAAGGTGACAGCATGATATAAACAACAAAATAGATGGCAGACGATCTACATGTGATGGTCCTGGCAGCTTATGGAGGCTTCTAATGTAGAAACCTCGGGAGTATAACAACTGGCTTATACAAGGTCTTTAAGCATGTTGAATTGAGCAGAGGTAACAGTCGTATAAGATGATTCGCAGGTTTTCTGGTCCTTTTGTCATTTATCTTCTCGTAATAAGGTAAGTACAATGCATGTGTATCTTTCATACGCTATAAACTAAAGAGGCAATTCCTTAATCTTCTCAAAAAAGAGAAGTATACAATAACAGTAAATCCTACATGCTCAAGAAAATGATAGGACCCAAAATTCTACCAGATGCAAATGATGTTGACATCAATGGAAGCGAAACTGGAATCACGACGAACAACAAGAGATCCGAAGCCGCACCGTTTCCGATCGCTTGAGAAGCGGGGCCTGCAGCAGGAACCGCTTGATCTTCTTCAAGCTGCTCTCCGTGCCTTCCGCCCTCTGAAATCGACACGGTTTTGGGCGTGAGATGGATCGAAGAAGAGGGAACCAAAACCCTTATCGGAGACCCAAAACACCAAGATCGAGGAATCACATACCCCAAAGCCCGCATCGGAGGCCATCGACGAGTGGCATCGCGGGATCGGAACTACCGCCAGAGGATAATTCGGGTTTTCGGGGAGATCATTCGGGAAGGGAAGTCGGGCAGGTCGGAGTGACGACTATtccgatacatatatatattacgcCCGTTATGTCAGTGCAGCCCTTTGTCGCAGCCGTTATATCGAATTCATTTTAGGCATGTTAATTAAGTCAAATGGATCGACAGCCCCTTCAATTCATTTGTTAGTTAGCAAACAACATTATCTAATTAATCACATAAACAGGACGCTTAAAATaatggatttgcttgttatcggGAGATTAGTGGTTTGAAACGTCACAAACATCCCCCGTTTCCGAGGCAGGACATTGTAACAGTTCTACGAGGTTGTCGGGCATCTCGAATTACTAGATAATATTGTAACAGTGTTATCTTGATTGTAACAGTTCCAGTAGGTGATCCGAATTATTAATTGTAGCAGTGGTATCTTTGCTTGTAACGGTTCTACTAGGTTGATCATGAAACAGGCGCTTTAACGTTCGCGCAAGCATAGCTTGATATCCCGATGCGTGGTCGGATCCATTGATTCTGTCCATAGCAGAGTATGAAGGATTGCATGCTGGAAGAGACAGAGAACGCAGGAACAGTTGGAAGAAAAATGAAGATGCCAGGGAACTCTGGAAAAGCTGGCGTTTTTTTACTGTGCAGCATGCACACATGATGATCCACAGGGTGGCTCGCTGAAGCTGTCAGCTAGATTGGATGTTTGTGGCCTCGTCTTATGATGATCCTGTTATCTTCTATCCTCCAATGATGCCCACCAGGTGCTCGGTGGATGTACATGATGCTGCTTTCTCCTTCTCCAAGCATGTGGTAGAGGTTATTATGAGCATCCAGccgtccatccatccatccatcaacgcAAGCCAACGTAAGGTTGCACCGATGAGTAGGTCGGGGGCTTTAAAGAAAAGCTTGGAGTTTGAGGGCTTTGCTGCTTCGGTGAGACCCACATCATGCCGAGAGCTCACAAAAAgccggggagagagagagagcgagagagagagagtgggagaGGGCAAAGGAAAAGCTAAAAAGTTTCATCGCCATGCCAGGATCCTTTGCTTTCTCCCGCTTTGTTATTATATCTGCATGCAATCACCACGGCATGCTGCTTTTCCTGCGCTTCTGCTAGTTTATTTGCATGCAATCCATAGCCCCACTACAAAACCATGAGAGCCCCTTTGCGCCATGTTCTGTTCCTGGGTCGAAGGTTGCAGGTTGAAAGGGAGTCAGGAAACGGATGCTAAAGAAAGACAGGATAGAGATGGAGAAGAATGCGTTGGTCGGggtgggagaagaagaagaagaacatgaaGACAGATGTAGGGAGTACAGAAAAGGGAACTGGAGTCTTACTGAGACCATGGTTCTGATCGAGGCGAAGAAGATGGATTACGAGAGGAGGGCGCAGAGGTTGAAGGAgttgccgcggggcagcagcggcaTCGGCAGTAGCAGGCCACAAGAGATGAGGTGGAAGTGGGTGGAAGACTGTTGCTGGCGACACGGGTGCTACAGGAGCCAAAACCAGTGCAATGACCGGTGGGATAATCTCATGAGGGATTACAAGAAGGTCAGAACATATGAGCTGAGCTTGAGCGCCGGAGGAAACCCAGGTTTATCTTACTGGAAGCTCGAGAGGcatgagaggaaggagaagaacctGCCCTCGAATCTCTTGCCTGAGATATTCGAAGCCTTAACCGAGGTGGTGCAGAGGAGAGCCATGGCGGAGAAGGCGAGTGGTGGTG
Coding sequences within:
- the LOC135672681 gene encoding trihelix transcription factor ASR3-like, whose protein sequence is MLKKDRIEMEKNALVGVGEEEEEHEDRCREYRKGNWSLTETMVLIEAKKMDYERRAQRLKELPRGSSGIGSSRPQEMRWKWVEDCCWRHGCYRSQNQCNDRWDNLMRDYKKVRTYELSLSAGGNPGLSYWKLERHERKEKNLPSNLLPEIFEALTEVVQRRAMAEKASGGGACVAAARPVQEERQLGGASASMQHSSPGAGSQAPEPPMIAPPLPPYPPSHSRPMATIDSEDSQHSVSPERKRKRGGGGGGSSSSRSNTMELSSAISKCASIIAEALQAGEQKEETRHKDLVSIEERKAKLEESKSEMSSQSMDGLASAINKLASSILGLATDRMQKLQK